One Prochlorococcus marinus XMU1408 genomic window carries:
- the folD gene encoding bifunctional methylenetetrahydrofolate dehydrogenase/methenyltetrahydrofolate cyclohydrolase FolD codes for MANILDGKKLAQEIELILQQTIESGLEVAKRSPGLAVIRVGNDPASGVYVNYKEKACQRIGVKSFAKHLKEDISLEELIEIIKGLNDEDKVDGILLQLPLPSHLNEACLLSRINPDKDADGLHPLNLGLLIKGEKGPRSCTPAGVMALLKRNHIEIEGKRAVVVGRSILVGKPMALMLEAANATVTIAHSRTKDLPSLTREADLIVVAAGKPYLIGEEHIRENSIVIDVGIHRLPSVKKNLQKSEKTKLCGDVKIFEIENKVAAYSPVPGGVGPMTVTMLLANTVDRWQKHCGLPLTISHLLP; via the coding sequence ATGGCAAACATTTTAGATGGAAAAAAACTTGCTCAGGAAATTGAGCTTATACTTCAACAGACTATCGAATCTGGACTAGAAGTTGCGAAACGTTCACCAGGCCTTGCAGTTATAAGGGTCGGTAACGATCCTGCAAGTGGAGTTTATGTGAATTACAAGGAGAAAGCATGCCAAAGAATAGGTGTAAAGAGTTTTGCTAAACATTTAAAAGAAGATATTTCGTTGGAGGAACTAATAGAAATTATTAAAGGGTTGAATGATGAAGACAAAGTTGATGGGATTTTGTTGCAACTTCCATTACCGTCTCATCTTAATGAAGCCTGTTTGCTTAGCAGAATAAATCCTGATAAGGATGCTGATGGATTACACCCTTTGAACCTTGGACTATTAATAAAGGGAGAGAAAGGACCTAGATCGTGTACGCCTGCTGGAGTAATGGCTCTTCTAAAAAGGAATCATATCGAAATTGAAGGTAAACGAGCAGTAGTAGTTGGAAGAAGCATCCTTGTGGGGAAGCCAATGGCTTTAATGCTTGAAGCTGCTAATGCGACTGTCACGATTGCTCATTCAAGAACTAAAGATTTACCTTCTTTGACTAGAGAAGCTGATTTAATTGTTGTAGCTGCTGGTAAACCCTATCTAATTGGGGAAGAACACATAAGAGAGAATTCCATAGTTATTGATGTAGGCATTCATAGACTTCCTTCTGTTAAAAAGAATTTGCAAAAAAGTGAAAAAACTAAACTTTGTGGAGATGTAAAGATATTTGAAATTGAAAATAAAGTAGCTGCTTATTCTCCAGTCCCTGGCGGCGTGGGGCCTATGACAGTAACAATGCTTCTAGCAAATACAGTTGATAGGTGGCAGAAACATTGTGGATTACCTTTAACTATTAGTCATTTACTTCCATGA
- the gyrA gene encoding DNA gyrase subunit A translates to MADPLGPNSTGPGESVERIIQTDLRNEMSRSYLEYAMSVIVGRALPDSRDGLKPVHRRILYAMYELGLTSDRPYRKCARVVGEVLGKYHPHGDTAVYDALVRMAQDFSMQMPLIDGHGNFGSVDNDPPAAMRYTESRLQSLTTDSLLEDIESETVDFADNFDGSQQEPTVLPARIPQLLLNGSSGIAVGMATNIPPHNLVELIDGLMALISNPDLEEKELMNIIKGPDFPTGGQILGRSGIKETYLSGRGSITMRGVAEIETVENPGRPDRDAVIITELPYQTNKAALIERIADMVNDKKLEGIADIRDESDRDGMRIVVELRRDSYPQVVLNNLFKLTPLQTNFSANMLSLVNGEPVILSLRKMLQVFLDFRVETIEKRTKYLLKKAENRDHILLGLLLALDQLDEIINLIRSASDSATAKKKLQELHGLTDIQSDAILQMQLRRLTALEADKIRLEHEDLVKRIIDLKDILNRKERVFEITKLELNELKEKYNSPRRTKILDLGGGLEDIDLIANERSVVLLTETGYLKRMPVNEFEATSRGTRGKAGTRSQGEEEVKKFISCNDHDSLLLFSDRGVAYAIPAYRVPQCSRTAKGTPIVQLLPIPREEAITSLLSVSSFDDENYLLMLTRGGFIKRTPLSAFSKIRANGLIAIGLEDGDALTWVRLAESDDSVLIGSKNGMTIHFRLNDSELRSLGRTARGVRSMNLKDGDSLVSMDVLSTELADHVDKSEEQSPEDDSSVLEGPWVLVASASGLGKRVPVTQFRLQKRAGMGLRAIKFRKVGDELVGLRVLGKGAELLLVSEKGVIVRTSADKISQQSRAATGVRIQKLDDGDKLSEVVLVPPEQIIDDEEKESSSINQSINTDSISKN, encoded by the coding sequence ATGGCTGATCCATTGGGACCTAATAGCACTGGTCCCGGGGAATCCGTTGAACGGATCATCCAGACTGATTTAAGAAACGAAATGTCGCGTTCCTACTTGGAATACGCGATGAGTGTGATTGTTGGCAGGGCTTTACCTGATTCAAGAGATGGACTTAAGCCAGTTCATCGAAGAATTCTCTACGCTATGTATGAACTAGGTCTAACTAGTGATAGGCCATACAGGAAATGCGCGCGTGTCGTTGGAGAGGTTTTAGGAAAGTATCATCCGCATGGTGATACTGCTGTCTATGACGCGTTAGTCAGGATGGCTCAGGACTTTTCAATGCAAATGCCTCTTATTGATGGGCATGGGAATTTTGGATCTGTTGATAACGATCCACCTGCGGCTATGAGATATACCGAATCCAGATTGCAATCTTTAACGACTGATAGCTTGCTTGAAGATATTGAATCAGAAACAGTTGATTTTGCAGATAACTTTGATGGATCTCAGCAGGAACCGACTGTATTGCCGGCAAGAATTCCTCAACTGTTATTAAATGGTTCTTCTGGAATAGCCGTAGGTATGGCAACTAACATACCTCCTCACAACTTGGTTGAATTGATTGATGGATTGATGGCTTTAATTTCCAATCCTGACTTAGAAGAAAAAGAGCTTATGAATATAATTAAAGGTCCTGACTTTCCTACGGGTGGTCAGATACTTGGTCGAAGCGGAATTAAGGAAACATATCTTTCGGGTAGAGGTTCAATAACAATGCGAGGAGTTGCTGAAATAGAAACTGTTGAAAATCCAGGCAGGCCAGATAGAGATGCTGTGATAATTACTGAACTTCCATATCAAACAAATAAAGCAGCATTAATAGAACGAATAGCTGATATGGTCAACGATAAGAAACTTGAAGGCATTGCAGATATAAGAGATGAAAGTGATAGAGATGGAATGAGAATTGTTGTTGAATTAAGAAGAGATTCATATCCTCAAGTTGTACTAAATAACTTATTTAAGCTCACTCCTTTGCAGACAAATTTTAGTGCAAACATGCTTTCATTAGTTAATGGTGAGCCGGTTATATTGTCACTTAGAAAGATGTTGCAGGTGTTTTTAGATTTTAGAGTAGAAACTATTGAAAAAAGAACAAAATACCTATTGAAGAAGGCAGAAAATAGAGATCATATATTATTAGGATTGCTATTGGCTTTAGATCAATTAGATGAAATAATTAATCTTATTAGGTCAGCATCTGATTCTGCAACTGCTAAAAAGAAATTACAAGAACTTCATGGCCTAACTGATATTCAGTCTGATGCCATTTTGCAGATGCAGTTAAGACGACTTACCGCTTTGGAGGCCGATAAAATAAGACTTGAACATGAGGACTTAGTGAAGAGAATAATAGATTTAAAAGATATTTTAAATAGAAAAGAGAGAGTCTTTGAAATAACAAAACTAGAATTAAATGAACTAAAAGAAAAATATAATTCTCCAAGAAGAACCAAAATTCTTGATCTAGGAGGAGGCCTTGAGGATATCGATTTGATTGCGAATGAAAGATCAGTGGTTTTGCTAACTGAGACTGGATATTTAAAAAGGATGCCTGTTAATGAATTTGAAGCAACAAGTCGAGGAACAAGGGGTAAAGCAGGAACCCGAAGCCAAGGAGAGGAAGAGGTGAAAAAATTTATTAGTTGCAATGATCATGACAGCCTTCTTCTCTTTAGCGATAGAGGTGTTGCATACGCTATTCCCGCTTATAGAGTCCCTCAATGTAGTAGGACTGCTAAAGGGACTCCTATTGTTCAATTACTTCCAATTCCAAGAGAAGAGGCAATTACTTCATTGCTCTCTGTGAGTTCTTTTGATGATGAAAACTATTTATTAATGCTTACAAGGGGTGGTTTTATTAAAAGAACACCTCTTTCCGCTTTTAGCAAAATCAGAGCAAACGGATTAATTGCAATAGGTCTAGAGGATGGAGATGCTTTAACCTGGGTACGTTTAGCCGAATCAGACGATAGTGTTTTGATTGGTTCCAAAAATGGAATGACGATCCATTTTAGATTAAATGATTCAGAATTACGATCTTTAGGTAGGACAGCAAGAGGGGTTAGATCAATGAATTTGAAGGACGGCGATTCTCTTGTAAGTATGGATGTTTTATCTACTGAGTTGGCTGATCATGTTGATAAAAGTGAAGAACAGTCACCTGAGGATGATTCGTCAGTATTAGAAGGCCCTTGGGTACTTGTTGCATCAGCAAGTGGACTAGGTAAAAGAGTGCCCGTTACACAATTTCGCTTGCAAAAGAGAGCAGGCATGGGATTAAGAGCAATAAAATTCAGAAAAGTTGGTGATGAACTTGTGGGTTTAAGAGTTTTAGGTAAAGGAGCTGAATTATTATTAGTTAGCGAAAAAGGAGTAATTGTTAGAACTAGCGCGGATAAAATATCACAACAATCAAGAGCGGCAACAGGGGTAAGAATTCAGAAGTTAGACGATGGAGACAAATTATCGGAGGTTGTTTTAGTCCCTCCTGAACAAATTATCGATGATGAGGAAAAAGAATCATCCTCAATTAATCAATCAATAAATACTGATTCAATTTCAAAAAATTGA
- a CDS encoding HDIG domain-containing metalloprotein, protein MAKLPSPKKIWRIWLGSQSPRRPILRWSSTDKLGLLMVCLLVAIISSYKLLAVPDLKPGDIAPFNEIAPKNAKVIDTQALKEKRKGLNEKFVQVIDKNQSNSLEKYVIRQIEELRLLKDPDFEIGINKYSLSNLERNWLIKVSDGEWKIWEEEIKKASIKMLSQGIINTLAFEQLNEASSQQLIDLGSKDSPNRSLGAKILSNSFYQKSNLKVDSLKTNLLLDNLINEENINTIDVKEGGTITRKGEIISSQQFDVLEHFNKVSRSPRPLKWLITFSESLGCCGLLLMIMRREKPRLKARHGLLSLTLLFVVQLTKNWLVPIASPLQLILPPTLLLSQGIGTTTSLAWMASASLIWPTSLNELSEVRLIIACIAGSFIAFLGRRMRSRAQVLQIAVFIPFGALLGQWFIFNQIIKEENIEFNNLSFDTNSLFNETLIISAMLMITILIIPILENTFGLLTRARLMELSDQERPLLRRLSREAPGTFEHTLTILSLAEEGARVIGADVDLIRTGALYHDVGKLHAPNWFIENQRDGINPHEEIKNPYKSAEILQAHVDEGLKLARRYRLPSPIADFIPEHQGTLKMGYFLHKARESDPSASEKSFRYKGPIPHSKETGILMLADGCEAALRSLDASSSDSDACKTVRKIIQSRQLDGQLKESSLTRAEIEIILRAFVSVWRRMRHRRLKYPSFNPR, encoded by the coding sequence GTGGCTAAGTTACCCAGTCCAAAAAAAATTTGGAGAATATGGTTAGGGAGTCAATCCCCCAGACGCCCAATACTTCGCTGGTCTTCCACTGACAAGTTAGGTCTACTAATGGTATGCCTATTAGTAGCAATAATTTCAAGTTATAAGTTACTTGCTGTTCCCGATCTCAAACCAGGAGATATCGCTCCATTCAATGAAATAGCTCCAAAAAATGCAAAAGTAATAGATACTCAAGCATTAAAAGAAAAAAGAAAAGGTTTAAACGAGAAATTTGTACAAGTTATCGATAAAAACCAATCTAATAGTTTAGAAAAATATGTTATTAGACAAATCGAAGAACTTCGATTACTGAAAGATCCTGATTTTGAGATAGGAATTAATAAATATAGCCTATCTAATTTAGAAAGAAACTGGCTAATTAAAGTTTCTGATGGAGAATGGAAAATATGGGAAGAAGAAATAAAAAAAGCTTCGATTAAAATGCTTTCTCAAGGAATTATTAATACACTCGCTTTTGAGCAACTAAATGAAGCTTCATCACAACAATTAATAGATCTAGGATCAAAAGATTCACCAAATAGATCATTAGGTGCAAAAATTTTATCAAACTCTTTTTATCAAAAAAGTAATTTAAAGGTTGATTCTTTAAAAACAAATCTATTGCTCGACAATTTAATTAATGAAGAAAATATAAATACAATAGATGTTAAAGAAGGTGGAACAATCACAAGAAAAGGAGAGATCATTAGTTCACAACAATTTGATGTTTTAGAACATTTCAACAAAGTTAGTAGAAGCCCTAGGCCATTAAAATGGTTAATAACATTCTCTGAATCTTTGGGATGCTGCGGATTGCTTCTTATGATTATGAGAAGAGAAAAGCCTAGACTTAAGGCAAGGCATGGACTACTTTCTTTAACTTTATTATTTGTAGTCCAACTAACAAAAAATTGGCTTGTTCCAATAGCCAGTCCATTGCAGTTAATATTACCACCTACGCTACTTCTTTCTCAAGGAATAGGTACGACAACATCATTAGCTTGGATGGCGTCAGCTAGTCTAATTTGGCCAACCTCTCTTAATGAACTAAGTGAAGTTAGACTAATAATTGCTTGTATAGCTGGTTCTTTTATTGCATTTTTAGGAAGAAGGATGCGAAGTCGTGCTCAAGTTCTTCAGATAGCTGTATTTATACCTTTTGGAGCTTTATTAGGACAATGGTTTATATTTAATCAAATAATTAAAGAAGAAAATATAGAATTTAACAACCTATCTTTTGATACTAATTCTCTCTTCAATGAGACACTTATCATTAGTGCAATGCTAATGATAACAATATTAATTATTCCTATATTAGAAAATACTTTTGGTTTACTCACAAGAGCAAGATTAATGGAACTCTCTGATCAAGAAAGACCGTTACTGCGGAGATTATCTAGAGAAGCACCAGGAACATTTGAACATACTCTAACAATTTTGAGTCTTGCTGAAGAAGGAGCAAGAGTAATTGGAGCTGATGTTGACTTAATAAGAACAGGGGCTCTATATCATGATGTTGGAAAACTACATGCACCCAACTGGTTTATTGAAAATCAGCGAGATGGTATTAACCCACATGAAGAAATCAAAAACCCTTATAAAAGTGCCGAAATACTTCAAGCCCATGTAGATGAAGGGTTAAAACTTGCAAGAAGATATCGACTTCCATCACCCATTGCTGATTTCATTCCAGAACATCAAGGTACGCTTAAAATGGGATATTTCCTTCACAAAGCTAGAGAAAGTGATCCTTCTGCCTCTGAAAAAAGTTTCAGATACAAAGGACCTATTCCTCACTCCAAAGAAACTGGCATTCTTATGCTTGCAGATGGTTGCGAAGCAGCATTGAGATCACTAGACGCATCCTCTTCTGATAGTGATGCATGCAAAACAGTTAGGAAAATAATTCAATCTCGTCAGCTAGATGGCCAATTAAAAGAAAGCAGTCTGACAAGGGCAGAAATAGAGATAATACTTAGAGCCTTTGTATCAGTGTGGAGAAGAATGCGGCATAGAAGATTAAAATATCCAAGCTTTAATCCAAGATAA
- a CDS encoding 2-isopropylmalate synthase yields MAKDPGRVLIFDTTLRDGEQSPGASLNLEEKLAIAQQLARLGVDVIEAGFPFASAGDFAAVQKIAEQVGGEEGPIICGLSRASKSDIKACADAIAPAPKKRIHTFIATSDIHLEHKLRKSRKEVLEIVPDMVSYAKSFVDDVEFSCEDAARSDLDFLYEVIELAISSGANTINIPDTVGYTTPSEFGDLISSININVPNINEAVISVHGHNDLGLAVANFLEAVKNGARQLECTINGIGERAGNAALEELIMALHVRRSYFNPFFGREAECPTPLTAVRTEEITKSSRLVSNLTGMVVQPNKAIVGANAFAHESGIHQDGVLKNRLTYEIIDAKTVGLTDNKISLGKLSGRSAVRARLEDLGYDLNREDLNDAFARFKDLADRKREITDRDLEAIVSEQVQLPEALFQLKLVQVSCGTSLKPTATVTVIGEEGEEKTSVSTGTGPVDAVVRALDSLTEEPNELIEFSVKSVTEGIDALGEVTIRIRRDGNLFSGHSADTDVVVAAAQAYINALNRLVAAKGRKSIHPQHDLAQIERKGV; encoded by the coding sequence ATGGCCAAAGACCCGGGCCGAGTTTTGATTTTCGACACCACATTAAGGGATGGAGAACAATCCCCTGGTGCTAGCTTAAATTTAGAAGAAAAGTTAGCCATAGCTCAACAATTAGCAAGATTAGGCGTAGATGTGATTGAGGCAGGATTCCCTTTCGCCAGTGCAGGTGATTTTGCCGCAGTTCAGAAAATTGCTGAGCAAGTTGGTGGTGAGGAAGGTCCAATTATTTGTGGACTTTCTAGGGCCTCTAAATCTGATATCAAGGCTTGTGCGGATGCAATTGCTCCAGCCCCTAAAAAAAGGATCCATACCTTCATTGCAACAAGTGATATTCACCTTGAACATAAATTAAGAAAATCTAGAAAAGAAGTTCTTGAAATTGTCCCAGACATGGTTAGCTATGCAAAAAGTTTTGTAGATGATGTCGAATTCTCTTGCGAAGATGCAGCTAGAAGTGATTTGGACTTTTTGTATGAAGTAATCGAATTAGCTATCTCTTCAGGGGCTAATACTATAAATATTCCAGATACAGTTGGTTATACCACCCCTTCTGAATTTGGAGATCTGATATCAAGTATCAATATAAATGTTCCGAATATTAATGAAGCGGTTATTTCAGTGCATGGGCATAACGACTTAGGACTTGCCGTCGCAAATTTCCTTGAAGCTGTAAAGAATGGTGCTAGGCAACTTGAATGCACTATTAACGGAATTGGGGAAAGAGCCGGTAATGCTGCATTAGAAGAATTGATTATGGCTCTTCATGTTAGAAGGTCATACTTTAATCCTTTCTTTGGACGAGAAGCTGAATGCCCAACACCTTTAACAGCAGTTAGAACGGAAGAGATAACAAAGTCTTCTCGATTGGTTTCAAATTTAACTGGTATGGTCGTTCAGCCAAATAAAGCAATTGTTGGGGCAAATGCTTTTGCTCATGAATCTGGAATCCATCAAGATGGGGTATTAAAAAATAGGCTTACTTATGAAATTATCGATGCAAAAACAGTTGGTTTGACTGACAACAAAATTTCTTTAGGTAAATTGAGCGGTAGAAGTGCAGTTCGGGCTAGGCTAGAGGACCTTGGATATGATTTGAATAGAGAAGATCTTAATGATGCTTTCGCTAGATTTAAGGATTTAGCTGATAGAAAAAGAGAAATAACAGATAGAGATTTAGAGGCAATTGTTAGTGAACAAGTTCAACTCCCAGAAGCTCTATTTCAACTGAAATTGGTTCAAGTAAGTTGTGGTACATCTTTAAAACCCACGGCTACAGTAACTGTAATTGGCGAAGAAGGAGAGGAAAAAACTTCTGTATCTACTGGTACAGGGCCTGTTGATGCAGTAGTAAGAGCTTTAGACTCTCTTACTGAAGAACCAAATGAGTTGATTGAATTCTCTGTAAAGTCAGTTACGGAAGGGATAGATGCTTTAGGAGAAGTAACTATTCGAATTAGAAGGGATGGAAATCTTTTTTCAGGTCATTCCGCTGATACTGATGTTGTAGTTGCAGCTGCACAAGCTTACATTAATGCTCTTAATAGATTGGTCGCTGCTAAGGGAAGAAAATCTATTCATCCACAACATGACTTGGCGCAAATAGAAAGAAAAGGAGTTTGA
- a CDS encoding glycoside hydrolase family 57 protein, with protein sequence MAKGNLAIVLHAHLPFVRSEEPGSLEEDWFFQALVECYLPLLRTLEEAYNSKEQFPKITIGLSPTLLSLLEDEVLKNRFKEWVNIRLEVLESLNTDNKKAALHLKNHFKDQLASWNSCQGDLIGRFEKLQISEVIDILTCAATHGYLPLLRENPEAVRGQLKTAVREHKRLFKNPPLGIWLPECAYYEGLDELMAEAGLRYAVLDGHGLLNAYPRPRYGLYAPICTSKGVAFFGRDSESTLPVWSARDGYPGNPNYREFHRDLGWDLSIENLKKIGINEKRPLGIKLFKISSKNTSLEKKQQYDPIAAQAMVEKDAENYLKDRKRQLIKLEKSMIIEPLLIAPFDAELFGHWWFEGPQFLSQLFIKSKKEGINLITLKESLQINNQLQLCNPSPSSWGQGGFHNYWLNDSNAWIVHEWSKAGREMVNICSKGIQKESNIKIIKQAARELLLCQSSDWSFILKAGTTTGLARERINLHIKRFWMLINAIKNNKIIEPNFLKTVEREDCIFPLISPIDWKKKI encoded by the coding sequence ATGGCTAAAGGCAATCTCGCCATAGTCCTGCATGCCCATCTACCTTTCGTGAGATCAGAAGAACCTGGCTCACTTGAGGAGGATTGGTTCTTTCAAGCTCTTGTAGAATGCTATCTTCCTCTTTTAAGAACATTAGAAGAAGCCTACAATTCAAAAGAACAATTTCCAAAAATCACAATAGGTCTCTCGCCTACTTTACTTTCCTTATTGGAAGATGAAGTTTTAAAAAATCGTTTCAAAGAATGGGTAAATATAAGGTTAGAAGTACTCGAATCATTAAACACAGATAATAAAAAAGCCGCTCTTCATCTAAAAAATCACTTTAAAGACCAATTAGCGAGCTGGAATAGCTGTCAGGGAGATTTAATTGGGAGATTTGAAAAATTACAGATCTCAGAAGTTATTGACATTCTTACTTGTGCAGCCACTCACGGATATCTTCCTCTTTTAAGAGAAAACCCTGAGGCTGTGCGGGGACAATTGAAAACTGCCGTGAGGGAGCATAAGCGACTTTTCAAAAATCCGCCATTGGGTATTTGGTTGCCTGAATGTGCCTATTACGAGGGTTTAGATGAATTAATGGCTGAAGCAGGCCTTAGATATGCTGTTCTTGATGGACATGGATTGTTGAATGCATATCCAAGGCCAAGATATGGTTTATATGCCCCTATTTGCACTAGTAAAGGTGTAGCTTTTTTTGGTAGAGATAGTGAATCAACGCTTCCAGTCTGGTCTGCTAGAGATGGATATCCAGGAAATCCAAACTACAGAGAATTCCATAGAGATTTAGGGTGGGATTTATCAATCGAAAACCTAAAAAAAATAGGAATTAATGAGAAAAGACCTCTAGGCATTAAATTATTTAAAATTTCATCTAAAAACACATCTTTAGAAAAGAAACAACAATATGACCCAATAGCAGCTCAAGCAATGGTTGAGAAAGATGCCGAGAATTATTTAAAGGATCGAAAAAGACAACTTATTAAACTAGAAAAATCCATGATCATAGAACCATTATTAATAGCTCCCTTTGATGCAGAACTTTTTGGTCATTGGTGGTTTGAAGGGCCGCAGTTTCTCTCGCAATTATTTATTAAATCAAAAAAAGAAGGTATTAATTTAATTACGCTAAAAGAATCTCTTCAAATAAACAATCAACTCCAATTATGCAATCCTTCTCCATCAAGCTGGGGGCAAGGTGGCTTTCATAATTATTGGTTGAATGATTCTAATGCTTGGATTGTTCATGAGTGGAGTAAAGCGGGAAGAGAGATGGTTAATATTTGTTCAAAAGGTATACAAAAAGAATCAAATATCAAAATCATTAAGCAAGCTGCAAGAGAACTTTTATTATGTCAATCCTCAGATTGGAGTTTCATTCTAAAAGCTGGTACTACGACTGGTCTCGCCCGAGAAAGAATAAATTTACATATTAAAAGATTTTGGATGTTAATTAATGCAATTAAAAATAATAAAATTATTGAGCCTAATTTTCTCAAAACCGTAGAAAGAGAAGATTGTATATTCCCATTAATTTCTCCAATTGATTGGAAAAAGAAAATCTAA
- the crtL gene encoding lycopene beta cyclase — MKSFNCADVLVMGAGPAALCITSELVRQGLDVQAIASKSPLEPWPNTYGIWASELESLNMEELLKYRWNDTVSFFGDGLSNQGNTCTNHYLDYGLLNLNNFQEALLERCNGLSWQVETVENITFSEKETVVICSSGKKYFARLVIDASGHKSPFIRRPEHNEIAKQAAYGVVGKFSSAPVEKNRFVLMDFRPDHLNPKQLKEPPSFLYAMDLGDGSYFVEETSLACAPPVSFELLKARLNSRLSSKGIQIEEIIHEEHCLFPMNLPLPYRDQPLLAFGGSASMVHPASGYLVGSLLRRAPSLAKEIARVIKKDPHMPTSLIARRGWQTLWTPELVQRHRLYQFGLQRLMSFNESLLRSFFDTFFKLPRKDWYGYLTNTLPLPRLFIVMLRLFSIAPLKVRLGMLGLIIKKKDKI, encoded by the coding sequence TTGAAATCATTTAATTGTGCTGATGTTTTAGTTATGGGGGCAGGACCTGCTGCTCTATGTATTACTTCAGAGTTGGTTCGACAAGGATTGGATGTTCAGGCAATTGCTTCTAAGTCTCCTTTAGAGCCTTGGCCTAACACATATGGTATCTGGGCCTCTGAACTTGAGTCTTTAAATATGGAGGAATTATTAAAATACAGATGGAATGATACTGTGAGTTTTTTTGGAGATGGATTAAGTAATCAGGGGAATACTTGCACAAATCATTATTTAGATTATGGACTTTTAAATTTAAATAATTTTCAGGAAGCTCTTCTTGAAAGATGCAATGGACTTTCGTGGCAGGTTGAAACGGTGGAGAATATAACTTTTAGCGAAAAAGAAACAGTTGTTATATGCTCGTCTGGAAAAAAATATTTCGCCAGGCTAGTAATTGACGCGAGTGGTCATAAATCTCCTTTTATTAGACGGCCTGAGCATAATGAAATTGCGAAGCAGGCGGCATATGGAGTTGTTGGAAAATTTAGTTCTGCCCCAGTTGAAAAGAATCGTTTTGTTTTAATGGATTTCAGACCCGACCATTTAAATCCAAAACAATTAAAAGAGCCACCTTCTTTTCTTTATGCCATGGACTTGGGAGATGGAAGTTATTTTGTTGAAGAGACATCCTTGGCTTGTGCACCTCCAGTTTCATTTGAATTATTAAAAGCAAGATTAAATTCTCGACTTTCGAGCAAAGGAATTCAAATTGAGGAAATAATCCATGAAGAACATTGCCTCTTTCCTATGAATTTGCCATTGCCTTATAGAGATCAACCTCTTTTGGCTTTTGGTGGTTCAGCTAGTATGGTTCACCCTGCCTCGGGATATCTTGTCGGATCCCTTTTAAGACGAGCACCTTCATTAGCAAAAGAGATTGCAAGAGTTATAAAAAAAGATCCTCATATGCCTACTTCTCTGATAGCCAGAAGAGGATGGCAGACGCTCTGGACTCCTGAATTAGTTCAAAGACATCGTCTTTATCAGTTTGGGCTTCAAAGACTAATGAGTTTTAATGAATCCCTTTTAAGATCTTTTTTTGATACTTTTTTTAAATTACCAAGAAAAGATTGGTATGGATATCTAACTAATACACTTCCTTTGCCAAGACTTTTTATTGTTATGCTCAGACTATTTTCTATTGCTCCATTAAAAGTCAGATTAGGAATGCTTGGCTTAATAATAAAAAAGAAAGATAAAATTTAG